One genomic segment of Gossypium arboreum isolate Shixiya-1 chromosome 3, ASM2569848v2, whole genome shotgun sequence includes these proteins:
- the LOC108476327 gene encoding uncharacterized membrane protein At4g09580: MAAPRNVLRDEESAAAALLNNSSKEDDDSPTGKRLKSERFPVSRWELAAFFGVFLIFSTGLFCIYLTMPATEYGKLKIPRSISDLRLLKDNIATYASDYPTQFILGYCSTYIFMQTFMIPGTIFMSLLAGALFGVKGVFLVVFNATAGACSCFFLSKLIGRPLVSWLWPDKLRFFQAEIAKRRDKLLNYMLFLRITPTLPNLFINLASPIVDIPFHVFFLATFVGLIPASYITVKAGLALGDLRSVKDLYDFKTLSVLFLIGLVSIFPTLLKKKKIYE, translated from the exons ATGGCTGCGCCGAGGAATGTGTTGAGGGACGAGGAAAGTGCCGCGGCGGCGTTGTTGAACAACAGCAGCAAGGAAGATGACGATTCCCCAACTGGGAAGAGGTTAAAATCGGAAAGGTTTCCTGTTTCGAGGTGGGAATTGGCTGCCTTTTTTGGGGTTTTCTTGATTTTTTCTACCGGTTTGTTCTGCATCTACCTTACTATGCCCGCCACCGAGTACGGGAAACTCAAGATCCCGCGTTCCATCTCCGATCTGCGCTTGCTGAA agATAATATTGCAACATATGCAAGTGATTATCCAACACAATTCATTTTGGGTTACTGCTCGACTTATATCTTCATGCAAACCTTTATGATTCCTGGAACAATTTTCATGTCTTTGCTAGCTGGAGCTCTCTTTGGTGTAAAAGGCGTTTTCTTGGTTGTCTTTAATGCCACAGCTGGAGCATGCTCTTGCTTTTTTCTGTCAAAGCTGATAGGCAGGCCTTTGGTTAGTTGGTTGTGGCCTGATAAATTAAGATTTTTTCAAGCTGAG ATTGCTAAGCGAAGGGACAAGTTGCTGAATTACATGCTCTTTCTGAGAATTACTCCAACTCTACCCAACCTATTTATTAATTTGGCTTCACCTATAGTTGACATACCGTTTCATGTGTTCTTCTTAGCAACTTTTGTTGGCCTAATACCAGCCTCTTATATAACTGTCAAA GCTGGTCTTGCACTTGGGGATCTTAGGTCTGTCAAGGACCTCTACGATTTCAAGACTTTGTCTGTGCTTTTCCTTATCGGGTTGGTCTCTATATTTCCTACCCTTCTTAAGAAAAAGAAGATATATGAATAA
- the LOC108475531 gene encoding snakin-2-like, translating to MASSRTSTPLLSLLLCLVLLCEVGMLMAQLSVAQAPGPQVPDACPNKCAKRCSLSWKPKMCNKTCIACCHRCPDHCVPDGPRASRDSCHCYSQIKTHNKFKCP from the exons ATGGCGAGCAGCAGGACTTCCACACCATTACTTTCATTACTTCTTTGCCTTGTGCTCCTGTGTGAGGTGGGAATGCTGATGGCTCAACTTTCTGTAGCACAAGCCCCAGGCCCCCAGG TTCCAGACGCATGCCCGAACAAGTGTGCAAAGCGGTGCAGCCTTTCATGGAAGCCAAAGATGTGCAATAAAACATGCATAGCCTGCTGCCACAGGTGCCCCGATCACTGTGTGCCTGATGGTCCTAGAGCTAGCCGAGATTCCTGCCATTGCTACTCACAGATCAAGACCCATAATAAGTTCAAGTGCCCTTAG
- the LOC108476326 gene encoding calcium-dependent protein kinase 11, which produces MNNQSSSIPTTAATKGWVLPYETPRLRDHYVVGKKLGQGQFGTTYECIHKATGTVFACKSIPKRKLLCREDYDDVWREIKIMHHLSEHPSVVRIEGTYEDSVFVHLVMEICLGGELFDRIVAKGHYSEREAAKLIKTIVGVVEACHSLGVMHRDLKPENFLFDSPGDDAVLKATDFGLSIFYKPGQRYADVVGSPFYVAPEVLCKHYGPEIDIWSAGVILYILLSGVPPFWAETESGIFRQILHGKLDFTSEPWPSISESAKDLIRKMLERHPKSRISAYQVLCHPWIVDDRVAPDKPLDSAVLSRLKQFSAMNKLKKMALRVIAERLSEEEIGGLKELFKMIDTDSSGTITYQELKDGLKKVGSELMESEIKSLMEAADIDNNGTIDYGEFIAATLHMNKLEREENIVAAFTFFDKDGSGYITVDELQQACKEFGLGDVHLEDMIKEIDQDNDGRIDYGEFAAMMRKGDGLGRSRSMRSNLNKNIADAFGLGVKDLTSISSDSNSCPSSS; this is translated from the exons ATGAATAATCAATCATCATCAATACCGACGACAGCAGCAACCAAAGGATGGGTTTTGCCATACGAAACCCCAAGACTAAGGGACCATTACGTGGTGGGGAAGAAGCTGGGGCAAGGCCAATTTGGCACCACCTATGAATGTATTCACAAAGCTACTGGCACCGTTTTCGCTTGTAAGTCGATCCCAAAGCGTAAACTTTTATGCCGTGAAGATTACGACGATGTTTGGAGGGAGATCAAGATCATGCACCATTTGTCGGAGCACCCGAGCGTGGTGCGGATCGAGGGGACTTATGAAGATTCCGTGTTTGTTCACTTGGTTATGGAGATTTGTTTAGGCGGAGAACTTTTTGATAGGATTGTGGCTAAAGGTCATTACAGTGAAAGAGAGGCTGCTAAGCTTATTAAAACAATCGTGGGTGTTGTGGAGGCTTGTCATTCTCTTGGGGTTATGCATAGAGATCTCAAACCTGAGAATTTCTTGTTTGATTCTCCTGGTGACGATGCGGTCCTCAAGGCTACAGATTTTGGCTTGTCTATCTTCTATAAACCAG GACAACGTTATGCTGATGTTGTTGGGAGTCCCTTTTATGTTGCACCAGAGGTTTTGTGCAAGCATTATGGACCAGAAATAGATATATGGAGTGCAGGTGTTATCCTTTACATTTTGTTGAGTGGTGTTCCACCATTTTGGGCAG AAACTGAATCAGGAATATTCAGACAGATTTTACATGGGAAACTCGACTTCACATCCGAACCATGGCCTAGCATCTCCGAAAGTGCAAAAGATCTAATACGAAAGATGCTTGAAAGGCACCCTAAGTCAAGAATTTCTGCTTATCAAGTCTTAT GTCACCCATGGATTGTTGATGATAGAGTTGCCCCAGACAAACCTCTAGATTCCGCCGTGCTATCACGCTTGAAGCAGTTCTCGGCGATGAACAAACTTAAAAAGATGGCGTTGCGT GTCATAGCAGAACGACTCTCCGAGGAAGAAATAGGTGGTCTGAAAGAGTTGTTCAAAATGATCGACACGGACAGCAGCGGGACAATAACGTATCAAGAACTCAAAGACGGTTTGAAGAAAGTGGGGTCTGAATTAATGGAATCTGAAATCAAATCTTTAATGGAAGCA GCCGATATCGACAACAATGGAACAATCGACTATGGTGAATTCATTGCAGCAACACTGCACATGAATAAGCTGGAGAGAGAGGAAAATATAGTAGCTGCTTTCACCTTTTTTGACAAAGATGGTAGTGGTTATATCACGGTAGATGAACTTCAACAAGCTTGCAAAGAGTTTGGTTTAGGTGATGTTCATCTGGAGGACATGATCAAAGAAATAGACCAAGATAAT GATGGAAGAATAGATTATGGGGAGTTTGCAGCAATGATGAGAAAAGGTGATGGGTTAGGAAGAAGCAGAAGCATGAGAAGCAACCTCAACAAGAATATAGCTGACGCCTTTGGACTAGGAGTGAAAGACTTAACATCAATCTCCTCTGACTCTAACTCTTGTCCTTCTTCTAGTTAG